The region TTTTGTCACTCATCCACCAAACCTCTCATCATCTCATCAATTCAAACTCCATTTAAACAAAAAGACCATATTCTAAGAATCACCAcataaagagaaagaaaactTACAATGACAATGAAACTAAACATTGTATTTTCAttaaaacaaagacaaaataAAAGTAGATGAAGATGATATTAAAGAGatcacaaaagaaaagacttaTGCCAGCAAACTCCACCGCCAGCAACTAGGCAATTCCTGACCTGCGCAGCTCTGCTTCCCCGTGTGCAAAGTGACATCTATCACCAAACGTACAGTTTCCTTTCGCGAATCTCTCACACATCTTCGTCTTGAAGTTGCTCCCTGGATGCGGTTTCCCTTCAGAACCAACCCCACCTCCAagtccaccaccaccaccaccaggtGGTCTCCTACTAGCTGCAGAGTTAAGCCTCCCAATCAGCTCCCTAACCATCGCGCTAGCTTCGTTTATCTGCTCGAACGTCCCTTCGAGCTCAATGTTCTTCAGGTTAGGGTCTCTCTCGTGGTCTTGAATCGACAGCTTCGCACCTGTCTGACGACATATCTGTTTCGAACTGACTCCTCCTTTACCAATGATGGCGCCGGCAAGCGAAGCATCCACGCTGATCTTCGCAGTGGCTGAGGCACCAAAGCTAGACACGTGTCCAGGACCagactctcctcctcctctccctgAGAATCTCCCTCCTCCTCCAACACCACCAGATCCTTGCATGTTTCTGGAAGCTTGAGGCATGGGCGCCATGTTTGTCAGCTGTGCTACAGCATTGTATCCTCCCGGAACATAATGCAAGAAGTGGCAGTTATCTCCAAAAGGACAGCCAGAAGTGCTGCAATAGAAGCATAATAAAATACATCAGAGAGTTAAAATCCATTCCCCTTGAGATGACACAAGCGAGAGGTTGTATCAATTGCTATACAGAAGGTATCAATTTAATCACCAGTCACCACCAGTAATGTAATAAACTTACCTGACCATGACACAAACACAACATCACTAACACCTTACCACTAAACAGAAGACTATAGCAACTTTCTCACAACTGTCACAGCTCATACATACAAAAGGCAAAGGTATGGGTTGATTTTGTACGTTTTGTACGTTATGATCACCAATTGAGTTACTTAAACgtttctaaaattataatccAGATGCACTTATCTGTTATTGAAActtttttaaagttgtttagCATTGAATGATTACACGTACCTGTAATAACAATTAACCAATTCATTAGTTCATTAGCATACAATTTTACTTGTTAATTTGACTTGCAGATAAaacaacaatattttttaatatattaatccAGTTAATAAGAAAAAAGGATTAATAAGTTAATAACCTGAAAAATTTAGTGCAAGGCTTGGATTTGCTTCCTAAACCAGTTGAATATGATTCCATCTCTGTTCCAAACATTTAAGTGTGtttttaattcttttagttAAAGAGTTTTTCTCAAGTTCAATAACATTTGCTCAAGAATCATAAGACATCATTCATCATTTTCATCTTTATATGAAACTTTGAGACTTAATAATAAAGTTTTAAGGATTTGTTTGCCAACAAGTAGACACATCAATCCGACAATGGAAAAAGACTCAACTGAACAGTTATGAGATAGAAAAAAAACGGCAAGCAGTTTAAGAGGTAATCTAGCTAATTAGCCACATAAGTgagaaaggaaaaagaagaagacatcaCCCAAAACACCACGGGCAACGAGAAAGCAAAAAAGACTTAAACTTTGCGTACTTTAGCTGAATAATAATAGTACAGTACTAAAATTTGAAGAAATCATCACTTAGCCAAATCAAATCCTCATAAAAAGATTATTCATCCAGTAATAAAGATCTCAAATTTTTGAAGCAGGAGAACTGAAAGTATTGGTAATAATAGCTAAAACAGTTTAAATATTGAGAGAAAGGGGGAAGAGAAAGAAGTAACCTTGCTTAGACTTCTTGAATCCTCCGCCGCCGCCATTGGAGTTGAACGAACCAGCAGCTTCAGGCCGTCCTCTCTTACGAGTATCCATGGGCGAAAGTACAGATCCGAATTAGAAAACCCTTTGTGTCTGAAGAGCGAATCGGGGAGAAAAAGAACAGATCGGAATCGGAGACAAGggagaaataataataataaagataaataaaaacctAACCCTGATGTGGTGGTGGTTGTGGTTGTCGTCGAGACAGATGagatttttccttcttttttttctttttctaaaattcGAAACTTAA is a window of Raphanus sativus cultivar WK10039 unplaced genomic scaffold, ASM80110v3 Scaffold1925, whole genome shotgun sequence DNA encoding:
- the LOC130504987 gene encoding zinc finger CCCH domain-containing protein 36-like, translated to MDTRKRGRPEAAGSFNSNGGGGGFKKSKQEMESYSTGLGSKSKPCTKFFSTSGCPFGDNCHFLHYVPGGYNAVAQLTNMAPMPQASRNMQGSGGVGGGGRFSGRGGGESGPGHVSSFGASATAKISVDASLAGAIIGKGGVSSKQICRQTGAKLSIQDHERDPNLKNIELEGTFEQINEASAMVRELIGRLNSAASRRPPGGGGGGLGGGVGSEGKPHPGSNFKTKMCERFAKGNCTFGDRCHFAHGEAELRRSGIA